A genomic window from Cytobacillus suaedae includes:
- a CDS encoding alpha/beta fold hydrolase — protein sequence MLMVVAGCSNEEKVFIEEVVEEKIIVGENTEYELNGTLTLPKNNQEALPAVVLVHGSGPSDQDETAFAYKPFRDIALGLAQQGIAVIRYDKRTYAHGNKMAQQLSELTVYEETVEDAIRATQLLKEDNRIDENKVFVVGHSLGGMLAPRIDKQGGNFAGIIMLGSSPRPLWEIAYDQNIAALDNQAMSESSRQQQDRLIEIEIEKAHRLHEMTNREASRTTVFGIGGYYLKEMEQFSAKSIALQLEKPILIMQGEDDFQVYFEKDFKLWIELLEGHKNVTLQSYPKLNHFFVNYEGQEKGTIDEYMVPGHVDLNVIKDIGDWILKQN from the coding sequence ATGCTCATGGTTGTTGCTGGTTGTTCAAATGAAGAAAAGGTATTTATAGAGGAAGTAGTTGAAGAGAAGATTATTGTCGGTGAAAATACGGAATATGAGCTAAATGGTACTTTAACACTACCGAAAAATAATCAGGAGGCACTTCCAGCTGTTGTTTTGGTACATGGATCAGGTCCGAGTGATCAGGATGAAACAGCGTTTGCCTATAAACCATTTCGTGATATTGCCTTGGGCCTTGCTCAACAGGGGATTGCTGTTATTCGTTATGATAAAAGAACGTATGCTCACGGAAATAAAATGGCACAACAATTAAGTGAACTAACTGTATATGAAGAGACCGTCGAAGATGCGATACGAGCAACTCAACTACTAAAGGAAGACAACCGTATAGACGAAAATAAGGTGTTTGTAGTCGGTCATAGCCTTGGGGGAATGCTAGCTCCTCGGATAGATAAACAGGGTGGAAATTTTGCAGGTATTATTATGCTGGGAAGTTCGCCAAGGCCATTATGGGAGATCGCTTATGACCAAAATATTGCTGCACTAGATAACCAGGCAATGAGTGAGTCAAGTAGGCAACAACAAGATAGGCTTATAGAGATAGAAATTGAAAAAGCCCATCGTCTACATGAAATGACCAATCGTGAGGCAAGTAGAACCACTGTATTTGGAATAGGTGGATATTACTTAAAGGAAATGGAGCAATTTAGCGCAAAATCTATAGCCTTACAATTAGAAAAGCCAATATTAATTATGCAGGGAGAAGACGATTTCCAAGTTTACTTTGAGAAGGACTTTAAGTTGTGGATAGAATTACTAGAGGGACATAAGAATGTAACCCTACAAAGCTATCCAAAGCTAAATCACTTTTTTGTTAACTACGAGGGTCAAGAAAAAGGAACAATTGATGAGTATATGGTACCAGGTCACGTAGATTTAAATGTAATTAAGGATATCGGTGATTGGATATTAAAACAAAATTAA
- a CDS encoding mechanosensitive ion channel family protein: protein MKIIHKQLVQYGMDPTLAEYMAVFLLIVFVVILSILANFITKKIVMRFITHFIKNNKFKWDDIFLERRVFHRLSHIVPAIIIYYFAGSFPEYQYWIEKAAIAYIIIVGLLVISNVLNAFNDIYKTFEISKTKPIKGYIQVAKIITFTLGGILVIANLIGESPFLLLSGFGALSAVTLLIFKDSILGLVAGIQLAANDMVRVGDWIEMPKYEADGDIIDISLNTVKVQNFDKTITTIPSYALVSDSFKNWRGMQVSGGRRIKRSIFIDTNTITFCTEDMIEKFKHIHFLSTYITTKQHEISEYNTKHEINRNNPVNGRALTNIGVFRAYVTHYLQNHKGISDNMTLLVRQLAPTEHGLPIEIYAFTSDVRWDVYESIQSDIFDHLFAVAPEFGLRVFQNPSGNDLKSILGEKNKDDIVREGNA from the coding sequence ATGAAGATCATTCACAAACAACTAGTCCAGTATGGGATGGATCCAACTCTTGCTGAGTACATGGCTGTTTTCCTTTTGATCGTTTTTGTAGTTATCCTGAGCATCCTTGCGAACTTTATCACGAAAAAGATCGTAATGAGATTTATCACCCATTTTATTAAAAATAACAAATTCAAGTGGGATGACATTTTTTTAGAAAGAAGGGTCTTTCATAGACTATCTCATATTGTGCCAGCAATTATTATTTATTACTTTGCAGGTTCTTTTCCTGAGTATCAGTATTGGATCGAAAAAGCGGCAATAGCCTACATCATTATTGTCGGATTGCTTGTAATTAGTAATGTTTTAAATGCTTTCAATGATATTTATAAAACATTTGAAATTTCAAAGACAAAGCCAATTAAGGGATATATCCAGGTAGCTAAAATCATTACTTTCACCTTAGGTGGAATTCTCGTTATAGCAAACCTGATTGGAGAGAGTCCATTTCTGCTATTAAGTGGTTTTGGTGCACTATCGGCTGTGACTTTATTGATTTTTAAGGATTCAATCTTAGGGCTGGTTGCCGGGATTCAGCTAGCTGCTAATGACATGGTACGTGTTGGAGATTGGATTGAAATGCCGAAATATGAAGCAGATGGGGACATCATTGATATCTCTTTAAATACCGTTAAGGTTCAAAACTTTGATAAAACGATTACAACAATACCGAGCTATGCTCTTGTATCTGACTCTTTCAAGAACTGGAGAGGGATGCAGGTGTCAGGTGGTCGCCGTATCAAGCGGTCCATCTTTATCGATACGAATACCATTACTTTTTGCACGGAAGACATGATTGAGAAGTTCAAACATATTCACTTTCTTTCCACTTACATTACAACTAAACAACATGAAATCTCTGAATATAATACAAAACATGAGATCAACAGGAACAATCCGGTGAATGGTCGAGCACTTACGAATATCGGTGTGTTTCGGGCATATGTCACTCATTACCTTCAAAATCACAAAGGAATTAGTGATAACATGACCTTACTCGTCCGACAATTGGCACCAACTGAACATGGATTGCCAATAGAAATTTATGCATTCACCAGCGATGTACGGTGGGATGTGTATGAATCCATTCAATCAGATATTTTTGATCACTTATTTGCAGTGGCACCTGAATTCGGATTGAGAGTATTCCAAAATCCTTCGGGGAATGATTTGAAAAGCATTCTAGGTGAAAAGAACAAGGATGATATCGTTAGGGAAGGGAATGCTTAA
- a CDS encoding ABC transporter, with protein sequence MSNGYSTCSIFELFLAFLAGVICFLLSVLGFITTLIGLVIPGGFGAIVSLIVGIIGLLVLLLFGFCIFKKVWRCVKKGC encoded by the coding sequence ATGAGCAATGGATATTCTACATGTAGCATTTTTGAGCTATTCCTCGCATTTTTAGCAGGTGTAATATGTTTCCTACTATCTGTGTTAGGGTTTATCACTACTTTAATTGGTTTAGTTATACCAGGAGGTTTTGGTGCTATTGTTAGTCTCATCGTTGGTATCATCGGCCTCCTTGTTTTACTTCTCTTTGGATTTTGTATATTCAAGAAAGTATGGCGTTGTGTAAAAAAGGGATGCTAG
- a CDS encoding RNA polymerase sigma factor: MEVLTRKYYKPIYAFVYRKVGNKEMAYDLTQEIFIKVIQRISSYSHRGTFKNWLYTIAVNHCRDYWGSAQYRNNLLHTELPESLESKEKNISYIFERKETRERVRKAIQSLPDYQREALILKYFHSMKIKEIAVVSNTSVPTVKSRLRQGLDKLTKLLGRGGEDEKALDRKK; encoded by the coding sequence ATGGAAGTGTTGACGAGGAAGTATTACAAGCCAATCTATGCATTTGTGTATCGGAAAGTAGGAAATAAGGAAATGGCATATGACCTTACTCAAGAAATATTTATTAAGGTTATCCAACGAATTTCATCCTATTCCCATAGAGGCACATTCAAAAACTGGCTCTACACAATTGCAGTAAATCATTGTAGGGATTATTGGGGAAGTGCCCAATATCGAAATAATTTACTTCACACTGAGCTACCCGAATCGTTGGAGAGTAAGGAGAAGAATATATCTTACATTTTTGAACGAAAAGAAACGAGGGAGCGGGTAAGGAAGGCTATCCAAAGTCTGCCAGATTATCAGAGGGAAGCCCTTATTCTCAAATATTTTCACAGCATGAAAATTAAAGAGATTGCGGTCGTATCGAATACAAGTGTTCCAACAGTGAAATCTAGATTAAGGCAAGGACTTGATAAATTAACTAAACTCTTAGGAAGGGGTGGAGAAGATGAAAAAGCACTGGACCGAAAAAAGTGA
- a CDS encoding ABC transporter ATP-binding protein: MNLTIDNLTKSFGQKKALDEVTVELTTGVYGILGSNGSGKTTLMRILASVMKPSSGTVYLNGQDINKMDHQYRELIGYLPQQVGLYKNFTAEKLLKYISALKGLSKEETDAKVSEVLELVGLSNDRKGKVGKFSGGMKRRIGIAQALLNDPKILIVDEPTAGLDPKERIRFRNLLSKISKDRIVLLSTHIVSDIEFIAKEILVLKDGKLISQETPQKLLKGIEDKVWSVLVTEEEIVHFQSNYKVGNINRVQDKFQLRILSNSLPHESAKQEVPNLEDLYLYYFDEENINRAAT; the protein is encoded by the coding sequence ATGAATTTAACCATTGATAATCTAACAAAAAGCTTCGGACAAAAGAAAGCACTTGATGAAGTAACAGTTGAGTTAACTACAGGTGTATACGGTATCCTTGGTTCGAATGGATCTGGAAAAACAACATTGATGCGTATCCTTGCTAGTGTAATGAAACCATCATCTGGAACGGTCTATTTAAATGGGCAAGATATTAATAAAATGGATCATCAGTATCGGGAATTAATTGGCTATTTACCACAGCAGGTCGGACTTTATAAAAATTTTACCGCAGAAAAGCTATTAAAATATATTTCTGCTTTAAAAGGCCTAAGTAAAGAAGAGACAGATGCAAAGGTAAGTGAAGTATTAGAGTTAGTTGGCTTAAGTAATGACAGGAAAGGAAAAGTAGGGAAATTTTCAGGTGGAATGAAGCGACGGATTGGAATTGCACAGGCATTGCTGAATGATCCTAAAATACTAATTGTTGATGAACCTACAGCAGGACTAGACCCAAAGGAAAGGATTCGCTTTCGAAATCTTTTATCAAAAATATCGAAGGATCGGATTGTATTATTATCAACACATATAGTTTCGGATATTGAGTTTATAGCAAAAGAAATTTTGGTTCTTAAAGACGGTAAACTGATTTCACAAGAAACACCACAAAAACTATTAAAGGGTATTGAAGACAAGGTATGGTCAGTTTTAGTGACAGAAGAAGAAATTGTTCACTTTCAAAGTAACTATAAGGTTGGAAATATTAATCGTGTTCAGGATAAATTTCAACTACGAATTTTAAGTAACTCACTACCCCATGAATCAGCAAAGCAAGAGGTACCTAATCTAGAAGACTTATATTTATATTATTTCGACGAGGAGAATATAAATCGTGCAGCTACTTAA
- a CDS encoding SRPBCC family protein: METSNKITVEATVQAPVEKVWQYWTEPNHITKWNFASEDWHTPFAENDLKAGGKFVSRMEAKDGSFGFDFGGIYDEVVLHNIIAYSMEDGRKVKITFEVHGNETQVIETFDADTSHPIEFQQQGWQAILNNFKSYVEQTNLVTE, from the coding sequence ATGGAAACATCTAACAAAATCACAGTAGAAGCAACAGTTCAAGCACCGGTAGAAAAAGTATGGCAGTATTGGACAGAACCAAATCATATTACCAAATGGAACTTTGCTTCAGAGGATTGGCACACACCCTTTGCAGAGAATGATTTAAAAGCAGGCGGGAAATTCGTTTCAAGGATGGAAGCCAAAGATGGCAGTTTTGGTTTCGACTTTGGTGGAATCTATGATGAAGTAGTACTACATAATATTATTGCTTATTCCATGGAAGATGGTAGAAAAGTTAAAATCACTTTTGAAGTCCATGGAAACGAAACCCAAGTCATTGAAACATTTGATGCTGATACTTCACATCCTATTGAGTTTCAACAACAAGGATGGCAGGCAATTTTAAATAATTTCAAAAGCTACGTTGAGCAAACAAACTTGGTTACCGAATAA
- a CDS encoding iron-siderophore ABC transporter substrate-binding protein, translated as MKRTALKTIIFLLILTFLSACNSTQSSKKVESENNTVEEKEIIITHSMGEATIKPNPKKVVVLDPGALDNVLALGITPLGAPTMQLDMPFPEYLSEQTKGIEHIGTAYEPNYETIAALKPDVIFGNKQYHEKLYEQLKTIAPTVIVETAGTTWKENLKVQAQALGLESKADELLSNYQKRIDDYKKVNGDKAPEIEISLLRANTDKVMVYLRQSFSGSIIEELGFARPVEQQKDDFALELNNEAFPVMDGDYILWFTRAEPNIIDTTFSSNPLWNELNAVKSEKVFKVRYDTWLSGLGIQAANQIIDDVETLVKE; from the coding sequence TTGAAAAGAACAGCACTGAAAACAATCATTTTTCTATTAATCCTTACATTTTTATCAGCATGTAATTCAACACAATCTTCAAAGAAGGTGGAAAGCGAGAATAACACAGTAGAAGAAAAGGAAATTATTATAACTCATTCAATGGGTGAAGCTACAATTAAACCGAATCCAAAGAAAGTCGTTGTTTTAGATCCTGGAGCACTAGACAATGTATTAGCACTAGGCATAACTCCGCTTGGGGCACCTACTATGCAGCTAGATATGCCCTTTCCGGAATACTTAAGTGAACAAACCAAAGGGATCGAACATATCGGTACTGCCTATGAGCCAAATTATGAAACAATCGCTGCCTTAAAGCCAGATGTTATTTTTGGAAACAAGCAATATCATGAAAAATTATATGAGCAGCTAAAGACAATTGCTCCTACAGTAATTGTTGAAACAGCAGGAACGACTTGGAAAGAAAATTTAAAGGTACAGGCTCAAGCACTAGGTCTTGAATCTAAAGCAGATGAGCTGCTTTCAAACTATCAAAAAAGAATAGATGATTACAAGAAAGTAAATGGAGACAAAGCTCCAGAAATAGAAATTTCACTGTTACGTGCTAACACAGATAAAGTAATGGTGTATCTAAGGCAATCCTTTAGCGGCTCAATTATCGAGGAATTGGGATTTGCTAGACCAGTCGAACAACAAAAAGATGACTTTGCTTTAGAGTTAAATAATGAAGCATTCCCAGTAATGGATGGCGATTATATTTTATGGTTTACAAGAGCTGAGCCGAATATCATTGACACTACCTTCTCGAGTAACCCACTATGGAACGAATTAAATGCTGTAAAATCTGAGAAAGTGTTCAAAGTAAGATATGACACATGGTTAAGCGGGCTAGGAATTCAAGCAGCAAATCAAATTATTGACGATGTCGAAACACTTGTAAAAGAATAA
- a CDS encoding helix-turn-helix transcriptional regulator yields the protein MFDMKKVGKRIGQLRKESKITQMVLADKLGVSFQAISNWERGETMPDISKLPELARIFNVSIDDILGNSKGTQLVKNIVEDDNLTGAEPIDKEEFITVASILSIEQADKVYQNIDSDLSSKDLSLVAPFLSEEILNELAMKEYKNRGIKGLVTLAPYISEEILNECAEEEFELNGLKGLTAVAPYLSDELVDKYSNQEFESSGLKGLTSMAPFISQEVIDECAKKELETNGVKGLTSMVPFISQEIIDECAKKESDVNGLAAISSIAYSVSEDVVSECAQKSYQTNGIKSLVSLAPFINKELLNELAIDAISKNGISEVIAIMPFIDEKLIKGMFTK from the coding sequence TTGTTTGACATGAAAAAAGTAGGGAAACGAATTGGGCAGTTACGAAAGGAAAGTAAAATTACACAGATGGTGCTTGCAGATAAGTTAGGGGTTAGTTTTCAAGCAATTAGTAACTGGGAACGCGGTGAAACCATGCCTGATATTTCGAAACTACCTGAGCTTGCAAGGATATTTAATGTCTCAATTGATGATATTTTAGGGAATAGTAAAGGGACACAATTAGTCAAGAATATTGTAGAAGATGACAACCTTACTGGAGCAGAACCAATCGACAAAGAAGAATTTATTACTGTTGCTTCAATTCTTTCAATAGAACAGGCAGATAAAGTCTACCAAAATATAGATAGTGATCTCTCTTCAAAAGATTTATCTCTGGTAGCGCCATTCCTAAGTGAAGAGATCCTTAATGAGTTAGCCATGAAAGAATATAAGAATAGAGGTATTAAGGGATTAGTAACTCTAGCTCCATATATAAGCGAAGAAATTCTTAATGAATGCGCAGAAGAAGAATTTGAGTTAAATGGATTAAAAGGTTTAACGGCGGTAGCCCCTTACTTAAGTGATGAATTAGTTGATAAGTATTCTAATCAAGAATTTGAGTCAAGCGGGTTAAAAGGATTAACTTCCATGGCTCCTTTTATTAGTCAAGAGGTCATAGATGAGTGCGCTAAAAAGGAACTTGAGACAAATGGGGTAAAAGGATTAACATCCATGGTCCCTTTTATTAGTCAAGAAATCATTGATGAGTGTGCTAAGAAAGAGAGTGATGTTAACGGTTTAGCAGCTATATCATCTATTGCGTATTCTGTAAGCGAAGATGTAGTAAGCGAGTGTGCTCAAAAAAGTTATCAAACAAATGGGATAAAATCCCTTGTCTCTCTAGCCCCTTTTATTAATAAAGAACTCCTGAATGAATTAGCCATAGATGCAATCTCTAAAAATGGAATTAGTGAAGTGATCGCGATTATGCCATTTATTGATGAAAAATTGATTAAAGGAATGTTCACTAAGTAA
- a CDS encoding helix-turn-helix transcriptional regulator — protein MKLSEQIRTIRKNENLSQEQLGQKVNVTRQAIYKWESGKGYPDIQNLIKLSELFEISIDELIKGDSSFQSKIKVKGGTGMFSNRNFLSALSYFSFFFAPFFFPLLTMIFGYEEIKRHGKRALISHLIPIATFILLVIIYGSIHLLSTQIEGIGVPNSTVQGSSMVLLALITTGVAIWNIKEGVQEIKRI, from the coding sequence ATGAAACTTAGTGAACAAATTAGAACAATACGAAAGAATGAAAATCTTTCACAAGAGCAATTGGGACAAAAAGTGAATGTTACCAGACAAGCTATATATAAATGGGAAAGTGGAAAAGGTTACCCGGATATTCAAAATTTAATTAAACTTAGTGAATTATTTGAGATTAGCATCGATGAGTTAATAAAGGGAGACAGTTCCTTTCAAAGTAAAATCAAAGTTAAAGGAGGCACAGGTATGTTCTCCAATCGTAATTTTTTATCAGCATTAAGCTATTTCAGTTTCTTTTTCGCTCCATTCTTTTTTCCGCTCCTCACCATGATATTCGGGTATGAAGAGATAAAACGACATGGAAAAAGAGCTCTCATTTCTCATTTAATCCCAATCGCAACATTCATTTTACTAGTAATCATCTATGGAAGTATTCATCTATTATCTACACAAATAGAAGGAATAGGTGTGCCTAATTCCACAGTACAAGGCAGCAGTATGGTTTTACTCGCTCTGATCACAACGGGTGTAGCAATATGGAATATTAAAGAAGGAGTACAAGAAATTAAAAGAATTTAA
- a CDS encoding phosphotransferase, which translates to MKGNRIRLSGGFHNDVFLIEGEDIVERISDQGKSEDMVLQEIEWMNFLYERGVALPKPNMSLKVEDGRVRSYFQYIRAEHIDVTNITHWNGTTFKQLGRILGKMHSLSKEFEIDIKHRPVWTVENPDVFGIRENLSPWMAEKYDRLMDSLTSYETTPDTFGLIHNDFHQGNVMINKEGKLTIIDFDECAFNWFAQDIGVIFYHAYWQHCSFNGNASTFSKTFLEHFFLGYQEENILHYDVINQIPTFLKLREIFLYQLFHKKWDMENLEEWQRYTLHDLEYKIKLSTPYGGITDFVIYV; encoded by the coding sequence TTGAAAGGAAATCGTATTAGGCTTAGTGGAGGATTTCACAACGATGTTTTTTTAATCGAAGGGGAAGATATAGTAGAGAGAATATCTGACCAAGGCAAATCAGAGGATATGGTTTTACAAGAAATAGAGTGGATGAACTTCTTGTATGAAAGAGGGGTTGCACTTCCAAAGCCAAACATGTCCCTAAAAGTAGAAGATGGTAGAGTAAGATCATATTTTCAATATATTCGTGCTGAGCATATTGATGTTACAAACATAACTCATTGGAATGGAACTACATTTAAACAACTTGGTAGAATTCTAGGAAAGATGCATTCTTTATCCAAAGAGTTTGAGATAGATATAAAACATCGTCCTGTATGGACCGTTGAAAATCCGGATGTTTTTGGAATTAGAGAGAATCTGAGTCCATGGATGGCAGAGAAGTACGATAGATTGATGGATAGCCTAACTTCATATGAAACTACACCAGATACCTTTGGTCTAATTCATAATGACTTTCATCAAGGGAACGTAATGATTAATAAGGAAGGTAAACTAACGATCATTGATTTTGATGAATGTGCTTTTAATTGGTTTGCCCAAGACATTGGTGTTATTTTCTATCATGCGTATTGGCAGCATTGCTCTTTCAATGGGAATGCTAGTACTTTTTCTAAGACTTTCCTGGAGCATTTCTTCTTAGGATATCAAGAAGAAAATATCCTTCATTATGATGTCATTAACCAAATACCTACTTTCCTAAAATTACGAGAGATATTTTTGTATCAACTGTTTCATAAAAAGTGGGATATGGAAAACTTGGAGGAATGGCAAAGGTACACCTTACATGACTTGGAATACAAAATAAAGCTTAGCACTCCTTATGGAGGTATTACTGATTTTGTTATCTATGTGTAA
- a CDS encoding fumarylacetoacetate hydrolase family protein — translation MKTLQQELAIVRYQTDEKVHYGIIEDNEIIQLSSTFTEIVNNELKYDGVRLKYSDVKILAPVTPSKIVNFGWTYAGHAKETGGTANLAEPFLFLKPASSIIPDQGEIILPPTNLTNQVELEGEVALVIGKRGKNIKEEDALDYVFGCTIFNDVTARDLTKSDPQFTRGKGFDTFGPLGPYIVTGIDPTNLRIVTTLNGKVVQDGNTNEMSLSIPFLISWISQVMTLEPGDVLATGSPSGSCPMKSGDTVVVEVEKIGKLRNYVK, via the coding sequence ATGAAGACATTACAACAAGAGCTGGCGATTGTTCGATATCAAACTGACGAAAAAGTGCATTATGGAATTATTGAAGATAATGAAATTATCCAATTGTCTAGTACTTTTACAGAAATCGTGAACAACGAGTTAAAATATGATGGTGTAAGATTGAAATACAGTGACGTGAAAATTTTAGCACCAGTAACCCCTTCTAAAATTGTTAATTTTGGTTGGACCTATGCTGGACATGCAAAGGAGACTGGGGGAACGGCTAATCTTGCTGAGCCATTCCTGTTTTTAAAACCAGCTTCTTCAATCATTCCAGATCAAGGTGAAATCATTCTTCCTCCTACTAACCTGACAAATCAGGTAGAGCTGGAAGGGGAAGTAGCACTTGTGATTGGTAAACGTGGTAAAAACATAAAAGAAGAAGACGCATTAGATTATGTTTTTGGCTGTACGATCTTTAATGATGTAACAGCAAGAGACCTTACAAAATCAGATCCTCAATTCACTAGAGGGAAAGGCTTCGACACCTTTGGTCCATTAGGTCCATATATTGTGACTGGTATAGATCCTACGAACTTAAGAATTGTGACAACTTTAAACGGAAAAGTTGTCCAAGATGGTAATACGAATGAGATGTCTCTTTCCATTCCATTCCTGATCAGCTGGATTTCGCAGGTGATGACACTTGAGCCAGGTGATGTTCTTGCTACAGGTTCACCTTCAGGGAGTTGTCCAATGAAATCTGGAGATACTGTCGTTGTTGAAGTGGAGAAAATTGGGAAGCTAAGGAATTATGTAAAATAG
- a CDS encoding cytochrome P450: MNTTKTVKAPKGSIIGGNLDEFRKGPLAFFDKLRTEYKDVAKMRLANRTIYVLMSPDIIKEALVSKADSFIKSRALKEIMPLIGEGLLTSEGEFHMRQRRMMQPSFKKGHIQSYAEIMRIIASDTVNKWNEDEVRNTHVDMMNITLAIISKTMFSSDIQESHDTIGHPIDDANYIATKRIRSIFKLPYQIPTKENLKFQDAVRILDEVVFNIIEKRRQDAGKKKYEDLLGILMATVDETDQSVMTDRQIRDEAMTIFLAGHETTANAMSWCLYLLAKHPEIQKKVHFEIDNSIGSGPVKLEHTEQLAYLKNTIQESLRLYPPAWFFGREAKEDVQVGDLIIKKGQDVMYSPYITHRLEEYYDQPHSFIPERFENQFLKTIPSYAYFPFGGGPRVCIGNHFAMLEATIVMATILQNYSVSLTSPDQTVTPEALITLKPKDGLPLRMVRRK, encoded by the coding sequence ATGAATACAACGAAAACAGTGAAGGCACCAAAAGGAAGTATAATCGGAGGAAATTTAGATGAGTTTCGCAAGGGGCCACTTGCATTTTTTGATAAACTACGGACTGAATATAAAGATGTAGCCAAAATGCGATTGGCAAACCGAACGATTTATGTTTTGATGAGCCCTGACATTATAAAAGAAGCGTTAGTCTCGAAGGCGGATTCTTTCATCAAGTCCAGAGCCTTAAAGGAAATTATGCCCTTAATCGGAGAAGGTCTACTAACAAGTGAGGGTGAATTTCATATGCGTCAACGCCGTATGATGCAACCATCCTTTAAGAAGGGGCATATTCAAAGCTATGCAGAAATTATGAGGATCATTGCTTCCGATACTGTAAACAAGTGGAATGAGGATGAAGTACGGAATACTCACGTAGATATGATGAATATTACCTTAGCTATTATAAGCAAAACAATGTTTAGTTCGGACATTCAGGAAAGCCATGATACAATTGGTCATCCTATAGATGATGCTAATTACATTGCGACAAAGCGAATCCGTTCCATTTTCAAACTGCCTTATCAAATCCCTACCAAAGAGAATCTTAAATTTCAAGATGCAGTCCGTATTTTAGATGAAGTGGTCTTTAACATTATTGAAAAACGTAGACAGGATGCTGGAAAGAAGAAGTATGAAGACTTATTAGGAATATTAATGGCAACGGTCGATGAAACGGACCAAAGCGTGATGACCGATAGACAGATTCGAGATGAAGCGATGACCATTTTCTTAGCGGGACATGAAACAACGGCTAACGCAATGTCATGGTGTTTATATTTACTCGCAAAGCATCCAGAAATTCAAAAGAAAGTTCACTTTGAGATTGATAATAGTATAGGAAGCGGGCCCGTGAAACTCGAGCATACGGAACAGCTTGCCTACTTAAAGAACACCATCCAAGAAAGCCTTCGTCTGTACCCGCCAGCATGGTTTTTTGGAAGAGAGGCAAAGGAAGATGTTCAAGTTGGAGACCTCATAATTAAGAAGGGGCAAGACGTGATGTACAGTCCCTACATTACCCATAGGTTAGAAGAGTATTATGACCAGCCACACTCGTTCATTCCTGAGCGATTTGAAAATCAATTCTTAAAAACGATCCCAAGCTACGCCTATTTCCCATTTGGTGGAGGACCTCGAGTATGCATTGGAAACCATTTTGCGATGCTCGAAGCAACCATTGTGATGGCTACTATTCTTCAAAATTACTCAGTATCACTAACAAGCCCTGATCAAACGGTTACACCTGAAGCACTTATTACGCTTAAGCCAAAGGATGGGTTGCCGTTAAGGATGGTGAGAAGGAAGTAA